Proteins encoded together in one Plasmodium cynomolgi strain B DNA, chromosome 9, whole genome shotgun sequence window:
- a CDS encoding translation elongation factor EF-1 subunit alpha (putative): MNNEPFSFNANAPSYYPGMAYQGGGAPASQEENDADNGSSCLGTENTEDPTVNDVQEQLKKMTINDEQPVENYEEDSPTELDKKDQVEDSQGEKTSQIKKNLVQVDPRPHLNIIFIGHVDAGKSTACGNILYILGYVDDRTIEKYEREAKEKNRESWFLAFIMDINEEERQKGKTVEVGRAHFETKDRRFTILDAPGHKNFIPNMISGATQADIGVLIISARKGEFETGFERGGQTREHTLLARTLGINQLIVAINKMDDPTCNWSEARYDEIQKKITPFIKSCGYNINKDVYFVPISGLTGQNLLEHVSNKDSKIYDARASWYDTSKPTLIQILNTLTPPPWDEKGPLRIPLLEGYKDNGIIAIGKIESGTLYGNNMSCTLMPNKLKVKVLNVYVEEDEVPYAKPGENVRVKLLGVEEDQISKGFVLCDSLNLCSVVSEFIGRVAIVELLEHKPIVTAGYFCIFHAHTTCEEIQFLDMLEVIDKKTKKKKIKPKFIKNDCIVTAHFLLSNPVCIEVFDKLPQLGRFTLRDQGKTIAIGKILELKG, translated from the exons ATGAATAATGAGCCCTTCAGCTTCAACGCGAACGCCCCGTCGTACTACCCCGGAATGGCCTACCAGGGGGGGGGCGCCCCAGCTAgccaagaagaaaatgacgcAGACAACGGTTCCTCTTGCCTGGGTACGGAGAACACAGAAGACCCAACAGTAAATGACGTACAggaacaattaaaaaaaatgacgataaATGATGAGCAGCCAGTGGAGAATTACGAAGAAGATAGCCCCACGGAATTGGATAAAAAAGACCAAGTAGAGGATTctcaaggagaaaaaacttcacaaataaaaaaaaatttggttCAAGTTGATCCCAGACCTCACttaaacattatttttattggaCATGTGGATGCAGGAAAGTCAACCGCCTGTGGAAATATCCTTTACATTCTCGGGTATGTGGATGATAGGActatagaaaaatatgagcgagaggcgaaggagaaaaataggGAGAGTTGGTTTTTGGCTTTTATTATGGATATTAACGAAGAGGAGAGacagaaggggaaaacggTGGAAGTAGGTAGAGCTCACTTTGAGACGAAGGACAGGAGATTTACCATTTTGGATGCCCCAGGACATAAGAACTTTATTCCCAATATGATTAGTGGTGCTACGCAGGCGGATATCGGTGTGCTGATCATTTCCGCTCGCAAGGGGGAGTTCGAGACGGGCTTCGAGAGAGGAGGCCAGACCCGCGAGCACACGCTGCTTGCGAGGACGCTAG gaATCAACCAACTCATCGTGGCCATCAACAAGATGGATGACCCCACGTGCAACTGGAGCGAAGCCCGCTACGacgaaatacaaaaaaaaataactcccTTTATAAAATCCTGCGGGTACAACATCAACAAGGATGTTTATTTCGTACCCATCTCGGGACTCACCGGACAGAATCTTTTAGAACACGTGTCTAATAAGGAttctaaaatatatgatgCAAGGGCTAGTTGGTATGATACATCTAAGCCAACATTGATTCAGATTTTAAATACGTtgactccccccccctgggaTGAAAAGGGACCTCTAAGAATACCGCTCTTAGAAGGATACAAAGATAACGGAATTATAGCTATTGGAAAAATCGAATCAGGAACCCTGTACGGAAATAACATGAGTTGCACTTTGATGCCAAATAAGTTGAAGGTAAAGGTGCTGAATGTATACGTGGAGGAGGATGAAGTTCCTTATGCTAAGCCTGGAGAAAATGTTCGAGTAAAGCTGTTAGGTGTTGAAGAGGATCAAATAAGTAAAGGGTTTGTTCTGTGCGATTCGTTGAACCTGTGCTCTGTTGTTAGTGAGTTTATTGGACGAGTAGCCATTGTGGAATTACTTGAACATAAGCCAATCGTGACAGCTGGATATTTCTGTATCTTCCATGCCCATACCACTTGTGAGGAAATTCAATTCCTTGATATGTTGGAGGTtatagataaaaaaacgaaaaagaaaaaaattaaaccaaaatttattaaaaatgactgTATCGTTACTGCCCACTTTTTACTCTCCAACCCTGTGTGCATAGAAGTGTTTGACAAGCTTCCGCAACTGGGGAGGTTTACCCTGCGGGACCAAGGCAAAACCATAGCCATAGGGAAGATACTGGAGTTAAAGGGGTGA
- a CDS encoding hypothetical protein (putative), which yields MNIFTRCVFLYSFIIVFVICTNDNNQSNNTDEGGGKDKPGKGGFDFSQLGDILNSLNGKGGKGGNANNNNDHFDMLNNLLNQKGSSGGGLENLMNLFNTGTNKGGGNANLNNLDMGKMMDMLKQFGGAANSGAQGGGKGTGADGQKANPMESIGNLLNMMNAGGNKGGDGKGGNPLESITSLLGNLGGNKGADGKGVYWATSAEIKGADGKGGNPMEHLTSLLGNLGGNKGADGKGGNPLEHLTSLLGNLDANKGADGKGGGNNKLMGDIQSLLGNFLNAGKNNNAPFALDKGVMDGSRNKESIMLEYNQSERDLLRELQNLINKSKGMNANGSNKELEEKNSKLKNFFSSLKGRYNPYSYERKILNDITSEEDIKNKYNIDDEFEKHIYVSANDTSVHYEEMSDEEKEKKTGMFADVNQLDDNESVESGSINSHILRKSKLENEKLLRGLIAGESDNLRECNCASSKVKNCVFSYINYNNLEYMLDSLNIDVKTMVKQYRASSVSATAKDAASAYVKSESFLVPLPPLDAKSDVRDTSKYVLRVPRVLFLSTKKAFSTSMDRYFFNLYDIMESQLKWNTYMWGYGFKYYPLFFTKNLHTLLHNYDKQIGREPFDIIFVHSSFVSNYYNHYFFLKSMPRMTTLIFINDGWDSNVKNAYLNLFPHIFFQNQVNIFEYNPLNSIDSGSEKRKLVNSLWNKVSINDSNEVISNKHKKKGKNNDSRKKKGGNGVGGDEEEQDGKQQGGKQQGGKQQDGRSAGGEDSQQEDEHDDDENKTLWAFLPHGVNPCCLDNFENMFDMKENDPNDTSKKMVISPTYYQDLARKMKKKKKNSLKLELSYSLLDVFLPACTYKDTIPSFLNNEHRDIDILYLCNTTSSNYNDFLIQKVMDYIYNKDISSLKHKIKKYEFDLYYWKVWGMQTTHKLIKNKLKEYHHMLRRSKVCIISSKFAGMLNRMVIDALFNGCVVITDKSHNKDINKYIITTRIPYEYYEISDLIYNKENMNSLSKDMVEKINATLEEVNSGKKDLLKLEAFKTVMNSYTYQGVILNWILPTLYFHYNREKYELVNNYFVLPQYFEDVISKSLKTTSAQREKIIANIDLSLQEDLIMNNNEVATWCIIWVLIFAVIVFYLLRNSNLVSALFKQRKLHL from the exons atgaatatatttaccagatgtgtatttttgtattcattCATTATAGTATTTGTAATTTGCACAAATGATAATAACCAATCCAATAACACCgatgaagggggggggaaggacaAACCAGGGAAGGGTGGCTTTGACTTTAGCCAACTGGGGGACATTTTGAATTCCCTGAACGGGAAAGGAGGTAAAGGTGGAAACGCAAATAATAATAACGATCACTTTGACATGTTAAATAATCTTTTAAACCAGAAAGGCTCATCAGGAGGAGGCCTGGAAAATCTTATGAACCTTTTTAATACAGGAACTAATAAGGGAGGCGGAAAtgcaaatttgaataatttagATATGGGCAAAATGATGGACATGTTGAAGCAGTTTGGTGGAGCCGCCAACAGTGGTGCACAGGGGGGTGGCAAGGGCACCGGTGCAGATGGACAGAAAGCTAACCCTATGGAATCTATTGGAAATTTGCTAAACATGATGAATGCGGGTGGCAACAAGGGAGGCGATGGGAAGGGTGGCAACCCACTGGAAAGCATAACCAGCCTGTTGGGCAATCTAGGGGGGAACAAAGGAGCTGACGGGAAGGGTG TCTACTGGGCAACCTCGGCGGAAATAAAGGGCGCCGATGGGAAGGGAGGCAACCCGATGGAGCACCTAACCAGTCTACTGGGCAACCTCGGCGGAAATAAAGGCGCCGATGGGAAGGGAGGCAACCCGCTGGAGCATCTAACCAGTCTATTGGGAAATCTCGACGCGAATAAAGGAGCTGACGGGAAGGGAGGCGGGAACAACAAACTGATGGGAGACATCCAATCACTATTGGGTAACTTCCTCAACGCAGGGAAGAACAATAACGCGCCATTTGCATTAGATAAAGGTGTAATGGATGGATCTAGAAATAAAGAATCCATTATGTTAGAATATAATCAAAGTGAAAGGGACCTCCTGagagaattacaaaatttgattAACAAAAGTAAAGGAATGAATGCCAATGGAAGTAACAAAGAGTTAGAAGAAAAGAATTCCAAGctgaagaattttttcagCTCACTTAAAGGGAGGTATAATCCGTATTCCTACGAGAGAAAAATCCTAAATGATATAACAAGTGAGGAGGATATTAAGAATAAGTATAACATTGATGACGAATTTGaaaagcatatatatgttagTGCAAATGATACGAGTGTTCATTATGAAGAAATGAGTGatgaggaaaaggagaagaagacaGGGATGTTTGCTGATGTGAACCAATTGGATGATAACGAATCTGTTGAAAGTGGATCGATTAATAGCCACATTTTAAGAAAGAgcaaattagaaaatgagAAACTTCTGCGTGGGTTAATTGCAGGGGAGAGTGATAATTTGCGTGAATGTAATTGCGCGTCGAGTAAGGTAAAGAACTGTGTGTTTTCCTACATCAACTATAACAACTTGGAGTATATGCTGGACAGCTTGAACATAGATGTGAAGACAATGGTGAAGCAGTACCGAGCTTCCTCTGTTTCTGCTACTGCTAAAGATGCTGCTTCTGCATATGTTAAGTCGGAATCGTTTCTCGTCCCGTTACCCCCCTTGGATGCGAAATCAGACGTCAGGGACACGTCCAAGTATGTATTGAGAGTGCCTCGTGTTCTCTTCCTCTCAACGAAGAAGGCCTTCTCCACCTCCATGGATAGGTacttcttcaatttgtaCGATATTATGGAGAGCCAGCTGAAATGGAATACGTACATGTGGGGCTACGGGTTTAAGTACTACCCTCTATTCTTCACGAAGAATCTACACACACTGTTACACAATTATGACAAGCAAATAGGAAGGGAACCATTTGATATCATCTTTGTCCACAGCAGTTTTGTTTCAAACTATTacaatcattatttttttctgaagagTATGCCAAGGATGACTACTTtgatatttataaatgatGGATGGGATAGCAATGTAAAGAATGCCTACTTGAATTTATTTcctcacatattttttcaaaaccaGGTAAATATATTCGAGTATAACCCCTTGAACAGTATTGACTCCGGGTCGGAGAAGAGAAAGCTCGTCAATAGCTTATGGAATAAGGTCTCCATTAATGACTCCAATGAGGTGATATCAAATAAGCataagaagaaggggaaaaataacgacagtaggaaaaagaaaggaggtAACGGGGTAGGTGGAGATGAGGAGGAACAGGATGGGAAGCAGCAGGGTGGGAAGCAGCAGGGTGGGAAGCAGCAGGATGGGCGCAGTGCAGGTGGGGAGGACTCCCAGCAAGAGGATGAACACGACGATgatgaaaacaaaacgtTGTGGGCATTCCTACCCCATGGAGTGAATCCCTGCTGCCTggacaattttgaaaatatgttCGACATGAAGGAGAACGACCCGAACGACACCTCGAAGAAAATGGTAATCAGTCCAACCTATTACCAGGACCTTGCCagaaagatgaagaagaagaaaaaaaacagtctCAAATTGGAGCTGTCCTACTCCCTTCTGGACGTATTCCTTCCAGCATGCACCTATAAGGATACCATCCCGAGCTTTCTCAACAATGAGCATAGAGACATCGACATACTCTACCTCTGCAACACGACGTCCAGTAATTACAATGACTTCCTAATTCAGAAGGTCATGGATTACATTTACAACAAAGATATTAGCAGCctgaaacataaaataaagaaatacgAGTTCGATTTGTACTACTGGAAGGTGTGGGGTATGCAGACTACACACAAATTGAtcaagaacaaattaaaggaGTACCATCATATGCTGCGAAGGAGCAAAGTGTGTATAATTAGCTCCAAGTTTGCGGGCATGCTGAACAGAATGGTGATTGATGCTCTTTTCAATGGCTGTGTTGTCATTACGGATAAGAGTCATAACAAGGATATTAACAAGTACATTATTACGACACGCATACCGTATGAGTATTACGAAATTAGTGACCTGATTTATAACAAGGAGAATATGAACAGCCTTTCAAAAGAcatggtggaaaaaattaatgccACTTTGGAGGAGGTAAATAGTGGCAAGAAGGACCTTCTCAAATTGGAGGCGTTTAAAACGGTTATGAATTCGTATACCTACCAAGGGGTTATTCTGAACTGGATCCTCCCCACGTTGTACTTCCACTACAATCGAGAAAAGTACGAGCTTGTGAATAACTACTTCGTTTTGCCGCAATACTTTGAGGACGTTATTTCGAAGAGCCTGAAAACGACGAGTGCCCAGCGGGAGAAAATTATCGCCAACATTGACTTATCCCTCCAGGAGGACCTcataatgaataataatgAAGTGGCTACCTGGTGCATCATCTGGGTCCTCATCTTCGCCGTCATCGTGTTTTACCTCCTGCGCAACAGCAACCTGGTTAGCGCCCTATTCAAGCAGCGGAAGCTGCACCTCTGA
- a CDS encoding hypothetical protein (putative) gives MGDGEERGGVGDDGLLAKDPADGGTSETSNAYEDAMENGDAPIGDSAQGSLNGRLEGVSHGTSLDPPHGTSLDPSLDPSLDPPHGTSQNRPDDAAHLPRITLRHRFFKNAPSADDAEKCHKGKPAAQKVPQRKEEDHPPKDESEKEHIPSELECAICMKLLIIPVTIPCGHNFCRDCLEKAKEYKNTCPLCRSNMGDKKNINILLADLIKEKYPLTYAKRVEEMEMIKREKEKKILQERFDAIKNSSVIPLFKVPLVFGPYFPGEVFDLNIYSEKFIDLIELISSERTFAITSSKGKSNNGDDKMYGIHVKILEQNKTNQVFCVKCVANFRVILYNIIHFHPYENYIASHSPLFDESISLNLFEYNLLRGKNCAHCCGGLKCNRSCAKQGGNTPDGGTCNGSGNGNCNGNCNGNCNGNCNGNCNGNCNGNCNRNCNCNRDCGACGTSSVGVNRECTNQTENDLGKKKVEDLKKLLNTIEVEDDINSISSYYDKYRSIINNSTETDDYNAYNAVNYYSCVIFSRICLLCIRYQLNRFGNAGIRLFNSKFRNVKLTSSEPSNEELEIFSYCLSSAIISRSILKWRWFKTTNTTERLESITQYFLKKKNKSILALDNSRSPIIHRFFMLDSISSSLLILVFISVIIFVKYFLY, from the exons ATGGGTGACGGGGAAGAGAGGGGCGGCGTAGGGGATGATGGCCTGTTGGCCAAAGACCCAGCCGATGGAGGAACCAGCGAAACTTCAAATGCGTACGAAGACGCCATGGAAAATGGAGACGCCCCAATCGGAGATAGCGCGCAAGGGAGTCTGAATGGTAGGCTGGAGGGTGTCTCGCATGGTACATCGCTGGACCCCCCGCATGGCACCTCGCTGGACCCCTCGCTGGACCCCTCGCTGGACCCCCCGCACGGTACCTCGCAGAATCGACCTGATGACGCAGCTCATCTGCCGCGAATCACCCTACGACACCGATTCTTCAAAAACGCCCCCAGCGCGGACGACGCGGAGAAGTGCCACAAGGGCAAACCCGCCGCCCAGAAGGTGCCCCAGCGGAAAGAAGAAGACCACCCCCCCAAAGATGAATCAGAAAAGGAGCATATCCCATCGGAACTCGAGTGTGCCATATGCATGAAGCTGTTAATCATACCAGTAACCATCCCATGCGGACACAATTTCTGTCGAGACTGTTTGGAGAAAGCCaaggaatataaaaacacGTGTCCCTTGTGTAGGTCAAATAtgggagacaaaaaaaatattaatattttgttaGCAGATTTGATAAAGGAAAAGTACCCTTTGACATATGCAAAGAGAGTTGAAGAAATGGAGAtgataaaaagagaaaaagaaaaaaaaatcctacaGGAAAGGTTCGATGCGATTAAAAATTCGTCTGTCATTCCACTGTTTAAAGTACCCCTTGTGTTTGGTCCCTATTTCCCAGGAGAGGTATTCgatttaaatatatacagtgaaaaatttattgacCTAATAGAACTTATATCAAGTGAACGTACCTTTGCCATCACGTCCAGTAAAGGCAAATCAAACAACGGAGACGATAAAATGTATGGAATTCATGTCAAGATTTTagagcaaaataaaacgaatcAGGTGTTCTGTGTGAAATGCGTAGCGAATTTTCGGGTTATcctttataatataatacatttcCATCCGTATGAGAATTACATAGCTAGCCATTCTCCTCTCTTTGACGAGTCCATTTCTTTGAATTTATTTGAGTACAATTTGTTGCGGGG TAAGAATTGCGCCCACTGCTGCGGGGGGTTGAAGTGTAATCGAAGCTGCGCCAAGCAGGGGGGAAATACCCCCGACGGGGGCACCTGCAACGGGAGCGGCAACGGGAACTGCAACGGGAACTGCAACGGGAACTGCAACGGGAACTGCAACGGGAACTGCAACGGAAACTGCAACGGAAACTGCAACCGCAACTGCAACTGCAACCGCGACTGCGGCGCGTGTGGCACGTCTTCCGTGGGGGTGAACCGCGAATGTACCAACCAAACGGAAAACGAtttgggaaagaaaaaagtggaagacctaaaaaaacttttaaacaCAATCGAAGTTGAAGATGATATAAATTCAATATCGTCATACTATGACAAGTACAGAagcataataaataattcaacAGAAACGGACGATTACAATGCGTATAATGCGGTGAATTATTATTCGTGTGTGATATTTTCAAGGATCTGTCTCCTGTGCATAAGGTACCAGCTGAACCGTTTTGGAAATGCAGGAATACGTTTGTTTAATAGCAAGTTTCGAAATGTGAAGCTTACCTCCTCCGAACCGTCTAATGAAGAgctggaaattttttcctactgTCTTAGTAGCGCTATTATCTCTAGATCCATTCTCAAATGGAGGTGGTTTAAGACGACCAACACCACGGAGAGGCTTGAGAGCATAactcaatattttttaaaaaagaagaataaaagtATTTTGGCGCTTGACAATTCGAGGTCTCCGATTATTCACCGCTTCTTCATGTTGGACTCCATTTCGTCGTCTCTTCTCATTTTGGTCTTCATTTCGGTAATAATATTTGTGAAGTACTTCCTCTACTGA
- a CDS encoding leucine-rich repeat protein (putative), with product MNVEGSQLTSCFTPPAASASTSYNAYKEFFAKGASSQNGKDEKKAVDKQTLLDDLAESKIRYQIKDDNVMSRMKGARGANQVNWDSGTKGDSATNATSGTGEGEKKTHTCMLKKKNVCVPVNMVNENNHQNVIKMRKAHQILLKKDNFDIFHHLGDDLFRYIISNVKNKNLLLLNRRFRDIVRCLRLKLIYDVTLKNTIPPESVIKTIYYSSDKLQVLDLSGCSHLSSHHFNLFCNSNNIKFDKTLKILCLNSCTKITDSSLKVLLHRFKCLSIVDLRNCYKISHEGIYPLKFKKGLMKLYLGNTTSSTVSNYHSDDTLRVLFSCVSPPSSGESTTQRTATTHGVEMNVQMDNDTPLKLLSCFEIINAKQLSDISYLYTISRNLKVLNLRGCNIDDTAAIFFKCFTNLIALNVADTKASNEVIKTVCAYSPKMGILDISKTIDVQNETILTVARSLKRLRKIKVSSLQNVDNFAVREFLKHCRDLVAIDFSSCWKVNNSFCHELKIFETSIYADVDALDQGE from the exons ATGAACGTCGAGGGGAGTCAGCTGACTTCGTGTTTTACCCCCCCCGCGGCAAGTGCCTCCACGTCTTACAACGCATATAAGGAGTTCTTTGCAAAGGGGGCGtctagccaaaatgggaaggacgaaaaaaaagcggtcGACAAGCAGACGCTCCTGGATGATTTAGCGGAGAGTAAAATAAGGTACCAAATAAAGGATGACAATGTGATGAGCCGGATGAAGGGGGCGCGCGGGGCGAACCAGGTCAACTGGGATAGCGGCACAAAGGGGGATAGCGCCACTAACGCGACTAGCGGGACAGgcgaaggagagaaaaaaacccACACGTGCATgctaaagaagaaaaacgtgTGCGTCCCAGTAAACATGGTAAACGAAAATAACCACCAAAATGTGATCAAAATGAGGAAAGCGCACCAAATTTTATTGAAGAAGGATAACTTCGATATTTTTCACCACCTGGGAGACGACCTATTTAGGTACATCATAtcgaacgtaaaaaataaaaacctaCTTCTCCTCAATAGGCGATTTAGAGACATCGTCCGTTGCCTCAGATTGAAACTGATTTATGatgtaacattaaaaaatacaatccCCCCAGAGAGTGTAATCAAAACAATATACTACTCATCAGACAAGCTACAGGTGTTGGATCTCTCCGGATGTTCCCATCTCTCCTCTcaccattttaatttattttgtaattcaaATAACATCAAATTTGATAAGACTCTCAAAATATTGTGCTTAAATAGCTGTACCAAAATTACCGATTCAAGTTTGAAGGTCCTACTCCATCGATTTAAGTGTCTCTCCATTGTGGACCTCCGCAATTGCTATAAAATTAGTCATGAGGGAATTTACCCTTTAAAGTTCAAGAAGGGCTTGATGAAACTGTACCTTGGAAATACGACCTCCTCTACAGTGTCGAATTATCACTCTGATGATACTCTGCGTGTGTTGTTTAGCTGTGTTTCTCCACCTTCATCGGGAGAGTCTACTACCCAACGTACTGCTACCACCCATGGTGTTGAGATGAATGTACAGATGGATAATGATACCCCTTTGAAACTACTCTCCTGCTTCGAAATTATCAATGCGAAACAGCTGAGTGATATTTCGTATCTCTACACGATTTCGAGAAACCTCAAAGTGCTTAACCTCCGGGGATGTAACATTGATGACACGGCTGCCATCTTCTTCAAATGCTTCACTAATCTCATCGCTTTGAATGTAGCTGACACCAAAGCATCTAATGAGGTGATAAAAACGGTTTGTGCTTACTCACCTAAGATGGGGATTCTCGATATTTCCAAAACTATCGATGTCCAGAACGAGACCATCTTAACCGTCGCGCGAAGTCTGAAGCGACTTCGGAAAATTAAGGTGTCCTCTTTGCA AAACGTGGACAACTTCGCCGTCCGGGAATTCCTCAAACACTGCAGGGACCTCGTAGCAATTGATTTCTCCAGCTGCTGGAAGGTTAACAATTCTTTTTGTCAC GAGCTGAAAATATTTGAGACATCCATTTACGCGGACGTGGACGCACTGGATCAGGGCGAATGA
- a CDS encoding asparagine-rich protein (putative), whose protein sequence is MGLQTEKDKEKEDQKKNFKICSKKFETDELEVLKKIFKELGSRSASSQIDKETFLQFFPLPGLWGERLFLKFNFKNTGYIDFEEFIIGIAICCRGTKVTKLMYSLIFSI, encoded by the exons ATGGGGCTCCAAACAGAGAAGgacaaggagaaggaagatcaaaagaagaattttaaaatatgtagcAAAAAATTCGAAACGGATGAGTTGGAGGTTTTGAAGAAG ATTTTCAAGGAGCTAGGAAGCAGATCGGCATCGAGCCAAATAGACAAGGAGACCTTTCTCcagtttttccccttgccAGGATTATGGGGAGAACGACTGttcttaaaatttaatttcaaaaatacaGGCTACATAGACTTTGAAGAATTTATAATCGGTATTGCCATCTGTTGCAGAGGAACAAAAGTGACAAAATTAATGTACTCTTTGATATTTTCGATTTAA